In Arachis hypogaea cultivar Tifrunner chromosome 17, arahy.Tifrunner.gnm2.J5K5, whole genome shotgun sequence, a single window of DNA contains:
- the LOC112766187 gene encoding probable receptor-like serine/threonine-protein kinase At4g34500 isoform X2 — protein sequence MAATSTESTAGALPELTNRTTFLGLKLYVLVMVFLAIVVALLIVIYVCFWRSSRSSKKGKMRVKHSSGGIPLVSKEIVEVNALDLADHLKMEKEEEEEDTVVDVDPNRKQEQKQQKKEKEECEIKVEGIIKGSKKRREEESVESSPNIGWGRWYSMSEVEEATDGFAEGNVIGEGGYGIVYRGVLGDGSIVAVKNLLNNKGQAEKEFKVEVETIGKVRHKNLVRLVGYCAQGAKRMLVYEYVDNGNLEQWLHGDVGPVSPLTWDIRMRIAVGTAKGLAYLHEGLEPKVVHRDVKSSNILLDKNWNAKVSDFGLAKLLGSEKSYVTTRVMGTFGYVSPEYASTGMLNECSDVYSFGMLLMELITGRSPIDYSRPPAEMNLVDWFKGMVTSRRGDELVDPLIEIKPSPRSLKRALLVCLRCIDLDVIKRPKMGQIVHMLEADDYPFRCVESVHKPSWRR from the exons ATGGCAGCAACCTCCACGGAATCCACCGCTGGTGCTCTGCCGGAGCTGACCAACCGAACTACATTTTTAGGTCTGAAGCTGTACGTGTTAGTGATGGTTTTTTTGGCGATCGTGGTGGCATTGTTGATCGTGATTTATGTGTGCTTTTGGCGTAGCAGCAGAAGCTCGAAGAAGGGGAAAATGCGAGTGAAGCACAGCTCAGGCGGGATCCCACTGGTTTCAAAGGAGATTGTGGAGGTTAATGCATTGGATCTCGCGGATCATCTcaaaatggaaaaagaagaagaagaagaagacacggTCGTTGATGTTGATCCTAATCGGAAGCAAGAACAGAAGCagcagaagaaggagaaggaggaatgTGAGATCAAGGTTGAGGGAATAATAAAAGGGAGTAAGAAGAGGAGGGAGGAGGAGTCGGTGGAGTCTTCGCCGAACATAGGGTGGGGGCGGTGGTACAGCATGTCAGAAGTGGAAGAAGCGACGGATGGGTTTGCGGAAGGGAATGTGATCGGAGAAGGAGGGTATGGGATTGTGTACAGAGGTGTTCTTGGCGACGGTTCTATCGTCGCTGTCAAGAATCTTCTTAACAACAA GGGCCAAGCAGAGAAAGAGTTTAAGGTGGAGGTTGAGACCATTGGAAAAGTGAGGCATAAGAATTTGGTACGTTTAGTTGGATACTGTGCACAAGGTGCTAAGAG GATGCTTGTTTATGAATACGTTGATAATGGAAATTTGGAGCAGTGGCTACATGGGGATGTAGGCCCTGTTAGCCCCTTGACATGGGATATACGAATGAGGATTGCTGTTGGAACCGCCAAAGG ATTAGCCTACTTGCATGAAGGCTTAGAACCCAAAGTTGTGCACCGAGATGTAAAATCCAGTAACATTCTTTTGGACAAAAATTGGAATGCCAAAGTATCTGATTTCGGACTGGCCAAACTCTTAGGCTCAGAGAAAAGCTATGTCACAACGCGTGTAATGGGAACATTTGG ATATGTTTCACCTGAGTATGCAAGTACAGGAATGCTCAATGAATGCAGTGATGTGTATAGCTTTGGGATGCTACTAATGGAGCTAATTACAGGAAGAAGTCCTATTGATTATTCCAGACCACCTGCAGAG ATGAACTTGGTTGACTGGTTTAAGGGAATGGTAACAAGTCGTCGTGGCGATGAGCTAGTCGATCCTTTAATTGAGATTAAACCCTCTCCAAGATCTCTGAAGCGAGCTTTGCTGGTTTGTTTGCGCTGTATAGACTTGGATGTCATTAAGCGACCAAAGATGGGTCAAATTGTTCACATGCTTGAAGCTGACGATTACCCATTTCGTTGT GTGGAGTCAGTACATAAACCAAGCTGGAGGAGATGA
- the LOC112766187 gene encoding probable receptor-like serine/threonine-protein kinase At4g34500 isoform X1, with translation MAATSTESTAGALPELTNRTTFLGLKLYVLVMVFLAIVVALLIVIYVCFWRSSRSSKKGKMRVKHSSGGIPLVSKEIVEVNALDLADHLKMEKEEEEEDTVVDVDPNRKQEQKQQKKEKEECEIKVEGIIKGSKKRREEESVESSPNIGWGRWYSMSEVEEATDGFAEGNVIGEGGYGIVYRGVLGDGSIVAVKNLLNNKGQAEKEFKVEVETIGKVRHKNLVRLVGYCAQGAKRMLVYEYVDNGNLEQWLHGDVGPVSPLTWDIRMRIAVGTAKGLAYLHEGLEPKVVHRDVKSSNILLDKNWNAKVSDFGLAKLLGSEKSYVTTRVMGTFGYVSPEYASTGMLNECSDVYSFGMLLMELITGRSPIDYSRPPAEMNLVDWFKGMVTSRRGDELVDPLIEIKPSPRSLKRALLVCLRCIDLDVIKRPKMGQIVHMLEADDYPFRCEVHTYREKDPSPSHTTVAFPTRQVESVHKPSWRR, from the exons ATGGCAGCAACCTCCACGGAATCCACCGCTGGTGCTCTGCCGGAGCTGACCAACCGAACTACATTTTTAGGTCTGAAGCTGTACGTGTTAGTGATGGTTTTTTTGGCGATCGTGGTGGCATTGTTGATCGTGATTTATGTGTGCTTTTGGCGTAGCAGCAGAAGCTCGAAGAAGGGGAAAATGCGAGTGAAGCACAGCTCAGGCGGGATCCCACTGGTTTCAAAGGAGATTGTGGAGGTTAATGCATTGGATCTCGCGGATCATCTcaaaatggaaaaagaagaagaagaagaagacacggTCGTTGATGTTGATCCTAATCGGAAGCAAGAACAGAAGCagcagaagaaggagaaggaggaatgTGAGATCAAGGTTGAGGGAATAATAAAAGGGAGTAAGAAGAGGAGGGAGGAGGAGTCGGTGGAGTCTTCGCCGAACATAGGGTGGGGGCGGTGGTACAGCATGTCAGAAGTGGAAGAAGCGACGGATGGGTTTGCGGAAGGGAATGTGATCGGAGAAGGAGGGTATGGGATTGTGTACAGAGGTGTTCTTGGCGACGGTTCTATCGTCGCTGTCAAGAATCTTCTTAACAACAA GGGCCAAGCAGAGAAAGAGTTTAAGGTGGAGGTTGAGACCATTGGAAAAGTGAGGCATAAGAATTTGGTACGTTTAGTTGGATACTGTGCACAAGGTGCTAAGAG GATGCTTGTTTATGAATACGTTGATAATGGAAATTTGGAGCAGTGGCTACATGGGGATGTAGGCCCTGTTAGCCCCTTGACATGGGATATACGAATGAGGATTGCTGTTGGAACCGCCAAAGG ATTAGCCTACTTGCATGAAGGCTTAGAACCCAAAGTTGTGCACCGAGATGTAAAATCCAGTAACATTCTTTTGGACAAAAATTGGAATGCCAAAGTATCTGATTTCGGACTGGCCAAACTCTTAGGCTCAGAGAAAAGCTATGTCACAACGCGTGTAATGGGAACATTTGG ATATGTTTCACCTGAGTATGCAAGTACAGGAATGCTCAATGAATGCAGTGATGTGTATAGCTTTGGGATGCTACTAATGGAGCTAATTACAGGAAGAAGTCCTATTGATTATTCCAGACCACCTGCAGAG ATGAACTTGGTTGACTGGTTTAAGGGAATGGTAACAAGTCGTCGTGGCGATGAGCTAGTCGATCCTTTAATTGAGATTAAACCCTCTCCAAGATCTCTGAAGCGAGCTTTGCTGGTTTGTTTGCGCTGTATAGACTTGGATGTCATTAAGCGACCAAAGATGGGTCAAATTGTTCACATGCTTGAAGCTGACGATTACCCATTTCGTTGT GAGGTTCATACATATAGAGAGAAAGACCCTTCTCCTTCTCATACAACTGTTGCTTTTCCAACAAGGCAGGTGGAGTCAGTACATAAACCAAGCTGGAGGAGATGA